The window GCCTAAGAAACTTCGCACACCCTTTAccaaagttggaggtggaagtttagaaatcatttcaatttttgccttgtcaacttcaatttcaTACTTTGAGATTTTGtagccaaggacaatgccttcctcgaccatgaaatgacatttctcccaattaggCACCAAATTTGTTCTTCACATCTaaccaatactttatccaaatttgtaagacaatcatcaaaagaatccccaaccactgaaaagtcatccatgaaaacttcaatgtagtcctccaccatgttcgTGAAGATAGCCattatacacctttgaaaagtcgtcagTGCAtagcacaaaccaaatggcatctgcTTAAaggcgaaagtgccatagggatatgtaaaggttgttttctcttgatctttcggAGCAATACGAATTTGGTTGTatcccgaatacccatcaagaaagcaatagaaagcacggctggccaatctatcgagcatttatTTTAAGAAAgaaagtggaaagtgatccttccttgtgactttgttgagcttgcgatagcccatacacaccctccatccGGTCATTGttattgtaggaatcaactcattattGTCATTGTTCACAACCATCATGCCCCATTTCTTTAGGACACATTGAACcgaagaagtccacgaactatcgaagATGGGGTAGACCAACCCAGCATCCagccacttgataatctccttcttgacaacgTTTTGCATAGAGTCATTAAGTCTCCTTTGAAGTTCTATAGATGGTTTggcaccatcctccaacttgatcttatgcatgcaaaaagaatatccgccaatgtccacccaatagccttcttcttcttcttcttcttcttcttcttcttcttcttcttcttcttcttcttcttcttgtgtagcaccgccaatatggaatctacttgcacgttagtcaaacaagaggaaagaataatcagtaaagtagaacaagggctaagaaattcataccgaagatgtggaggtaGTGGCTTCAACTCAAAGGTgggaggctcttcaatagaaggctttgtaggaggagttgtcttattttcaagatccaaagataatttctgtagtgcatagttgtacgaccccatttcttgtaaagagttcacacattccatgaagccatccatctcgtcatcatcaaagttgagcaagatggccctccaacatatcaccaacattaatTGTAGGACTTGtgtcatcaataataacatcggtcaccaagtccacaaacgaacacacctcattgctatttgatTTCCGCATGGACTTGCACATAtagaataccactttttcatcaccaacccggaatgTAAGCTCTCCGGCtttaacatcacaaagagccttccccgtagcaaggaaaggtctcccaagaataatcggcacttcataatcaacctcacaatctagagTGACAAAATCCGccagaagaatgaatttatcaacacgaaccaagacatcttcaatcactcccaaaggccTCTTTATAGTATAATCGGCCATtttcaatctcatagaggtgggtcttggatGCCCAATCCCCAAAGTattgaaaactgaatagggcatcaaattgatacttgccccaagatcacaaagagctttagcaaactcggcacttccaattgaaCAAGGAATCTTTAAAGCACCGgtatcctccaacttaggagccattgaatgcacaatttcactcacttgatgagtgactttgatagattcaaaattcattgaccgcttctttgtcacgagatccttcataaacttggcataaccgggtatttgttccaaagcttcaactaatagcacgttgattgagagactcttcattatTTGAATGAACttattgaattgattctcaccatttttcttggtaagtctttgagggtatggaggtggagtcttaggcaatggtgccttagtcttttgcactaccggctccggtatgccaataatgtgatccctagatgggttcacctcctcttgagtctcttccacactatcatcaataccaATTCGAACTTTATCATTaggttgcaccacattgttcgggatctcttcttattgtaccacttgctcatcatccaaaagttgcttttgacttgaggtgggtgtatTCCCACATCTTCCACCTCtcgtagtaacggccatggcatgccccgtattgtttCTACCATTTGGGTTTACTACCAtttcacttggtagtgcccccttgggacgagaatttagagcttgagagatttaccccatttgaacttctaggttgcggattgatgtgttgtgtaaggcaagttgggcatccgaattggcattcttttccatcattttcttgaacatattttcaatatgCCCCATCTCGTTGTtcgaagaacttgaaccatgggaaggataaggaggcgggttgcttggttgttgatacatcggggaccTTTGAAAccccgacccccggttgccttgattgttattcCATCTACCTTGATTGTTTcaccccccaatttccttgattaggAGAGCACCCCTTCTCCCGAAGTTATGGGGTCCTTTTGCCGAGTTCCTTCGACATGGTTCTCTCAAGCTCCCTAGTATACTCTACTTGTTCACCTGTGTCGGTTTGGGGTATGGTCAGTTCACCTGGAGGATTGCCCTCCCAATTCGATATTTTTTCCTGGAAGTTTCAACCTTGTTGACTATGACAACAGTCGCGACAGTGAGCCttcaacaatgtccttcatgtcaTGTTGTTTGAGTTGACCGAAGGCGGCGGGTACAGGGAACCAAAGACATTGATGATCGTTTCCTTCCAAAGGGAGTTGTTGCCAACCCTTACACCATTAAAAAAAACCAGTTTCCGATTGGACAAGAGAAGCTACTAGAGTTGACTAGGTTTTTTGAGTCCCTCTATAGTCCAGTCCATAAGTTCTTTCTTTGGAAGTAGTGAATGTGGTAAGAGGTGTATAACCATTACCATTTCCTTTAGTCTTGAAAGGTCTATTTCCCCTACCTTTCTTTCTAGGCACAGACTCGGAATACCACCTAAATACCTACGGCCAGAGAGTCAAATAGGTCGGGAATAAAGAGTCTTGGTTGGTTCCACCACACCTCACCCCCATTCCAATAAAATCTATTCTAAGATGTCTGGAAGTAGGGGAAAGAAAGGAGGGATTGATCGACCTATCcactccaattttcttgattgttattgttatgccaattcccttgattgttgttgtttccACTCTAATTGTCTTGATTGTTataattccaatttccttgattttttTGAGGTCACAATTGTTATTGGTTTGGGCCTTGTAAGTTgcttctttgcccttgaaagttgttcacatattgaactTCCTCCTCTTAttcattataggaatcatcttgctcaaaaccactatcttcttgcacataattctctactcgattttgcacttgtggacccttggtcctcctcttgttcaccatTATGTTTACTCCCTTCATGGCTTTGACTcgcttaggattttgcacttgatttagtttaGCCTTTGCTAGTTgtgtcatggtggttgtcaactcggcaATGGCTTTCCCATGGTCTTTCAACTCTTTGTGAAGATGAAtcatatttggatcaccttgtggaacatcgGCCTGGGATTGCCAAGCCGATGACGTTTCTGCCATCTCACcaaaaatctcacacgcctccacATAatgcgtagtcatgaagttcccaccgataagttgattcactacacattggttggttgtgttaatcccacgatagaaaatt is drawn from Nicotiana tomentosiformis chromosome 12, ASM39032v3, whole genome shotgun sequence and contains these coding sequences:
- the LOC138902972 gene encoding uncharacterized protein; this encodes MAPKLEDTGALKIPCSIGSAEFAKALCDLGASINLMPYSVFNTLGIGHPRPTSMRLKMADYTIKRPLGVIEDVLVRVDKFILLADFVTLDCEVDYEVPIILGRPFLATGKALCDVKAGELTFRVGDEKVVFYMCKSMRKSNSNEVCSFVDLVTDVIIDDTSPTINVGDMLEGHLAQL